atacatgtactagcatgtttcttttaattttgtagatttaaagaaaatgacaaaatagaaacctACTGGGCAAGTTCCTTGGCTATGCCTTTAGTCATGGAGACCACGGCTCCTTTCGTGCCAGAATAGTGTGTAAACTCATGTTGGCCCACCTGTAGAAACGACACACTTCGTTGCTTATATTCACCACATGGCTTTGATAAAGCTATGGGCACAACCctccgtacgtgcaactgcgtgctgtctacgtgcaaaaatCTGGGCAATTTTATTTTGGAtccttaagtggtaagtaccgcttcCGTACGAAATCCTACGGTATCTAACGCATTTGGCAAATGTTTAAATGTTGATGCCTACAGAAataatgcaaaacaaagaaaagtaaagaaatagaagagaaaagaaagaaaacaatataGTACGCAATTAGACACATTAAATGCCTACCCTTCCACAGATGCTCCCCATGGTGACAATAGAACCGTTCTTCACCTTGTCTTCTACCATCAGCCTCGTCATGGCCTGTACTACAAGGAACGTCCCCTGTAAATGTAAAACCATTTCAGAGCTACAACAAAGGTACAGTCAATCTTAGTGATTAGTTTTAGTTTAACTTAGTCCAATACAAAacttggactcacccaaattttcgactgaacagcaccagtctttgtcttTCATGGTTGGTGCCATAGatttcctgcaacctatgatccgcTGCTTACTGAGCCACGTACGTGTTCTAtatgcataacgtgacgtcacgacagcagtggatttttcattccttgacaaagactggtgccgTCCAGTCAAAAATtttggtgagtccaatttttgtgatgGATATTATAATTAAACGAGTTGAATAATGTTAGTAATGTTAAAACTCTTATTATTTCTTCCTTTAATGCTTCGGGAATGGAGATTCACCTCCTGAAGGGGTATTGTGGTTGGTTATGTCCGTACGTTCGTATCTATTACTCACCATCTCTCTGCTACATTATTAGTATGTAGTTTGACATGTGTATTCGCTGCAATAAGTCGTGATTCTTTAGATGGATTTTATAAAATTCGGCAGGTCAGTAGTCAAAAAGGATATCAAACACTTTAAAATAGCCTACAACGTTAACATCATAATTCGTTCACAGAGGTTTGTGTCTTGTCGGCTTTAGTTACTTCATTAATTACTAGCGATAGTATTGTGATCTGTCCTATGGAGACACATGATACTTTAGATCATATTTCATTAGTCTAGCTGAAACCAAAGAACATTAGCCCACTTGTGGTCATTTGTGCAtctagcctacgggcatggacatgcaataaagattattatattatatactgACTTATGCTCATAACGAATAGTCATGACGCAGtggcttttgaaaaaaaaacgcatacAAAACACAGTGTTCCTTACCTTTTGGTTGATGTTAGTCACCTTGTCGTAAGTTGCCTCGTCCATGTCCAGAAAGTAGGACGGTATGGCCACTCCTGCACATGTCACAACCACGGACGGAGCACTCTGGTAGTctgcacgcaaagaagcgaccTAGAGGGGATAATACGGAGCTTTCGTGGATAATGGCCTCTTACTGCACTtgcacgcttgcgtcactgcggggttcgaaagatattcAGAGAAATTCAGAGataaattttgttactttttgggtattttgtcgtcttctaggTCATACTAGTCTagtacgtattacgcaatatctaaaataacaaaacagtgacgcagtgaacgaaccccgtagtgacgcaatcttgacgcaagtgcagtgtgAGTGCAGTTATAAGGCACTAGTAATGCAAAGTGTTAACGAAGAATACTGTTGATGAATTCCATTGCAATGTGATAGTCGCTACCATACTGACTCGGCTGGCTATTATActtccaaaaatgctttttctatTTCCTTCTTTTCATATGAAGAGAAAGATTTCCTGaggtaaagaaaattcaaggaAATTCTTTGCATGTTAAGTCTTAGAGAAAGAGCTTTTTCTCTTTAATTTTTGAAGGGAAGAAAGTATTTGAGAAGCAGAACACCAgtaagaagctctgacgaaggtgtatcagagacatcgaaacgtaaacataagcaatgtaagtaccctGTGGTTGTTCAAAAAGAATTATCCTATATCCtgtattctaccaacctaaTAAAAGTATTTTTGGAAGTATAAATATCATTATTCCGTAAGGCCGTAGCATTTATCTTCTCaaatatacataatatgtaACGATTAccatttgattgacagatgtGGAGGACGACACGTCAGTTCTGTAGAAGCGGTGTTGTTGTGATCCCATGTTCGGTAAAGCCGCCACTATCTCTTGACCTTTGTCCTCGTTGATGTCTACCGCGACAACCGAGGCGCCCTCCCTAGCGAATAGCTGACAAACTGCACCTCCTAGTCCACCGCTGCCACCTATGAAAAACATAGAAGCAAAATCCTTTGCATGGTTACAAATTCCAGAGTTTCGAACTTGAACTCTGATACAGTTGCAACTTTAATACCTTTTCCCTATAGTTCTTCATTCTTTGCACTAACGTTCTCCAAACTTTGCTTTGCGGTGGGAAAGGGAggacccaacaaaaccagtataatgtacactagcatagcacatagtcatagaatgtagttcctagcacctttgtattttccttattttacatgttgtttgtacctgcaattagccctcgggcaagaacttgcaataaacatatcattatatttcagatAGAAAAACAGTACCCGCATTTCCTCTGTGTTTTTACGGTTCCAAGAACGAAGGTAAGTAAAATAACATGTTGCACAGTAAGTAAAATAACATGTTGCACAGTGAGTAAAATAACATGTTGCACAGTAAGTAAAATAACATGTTGCACAGTCATTCAGTTCTAGATACCAATCgttattgacatgtttttttttacaaacaacaaattTCCGTTATGGAATTCAAGCCTGTAATTCCGAGACAGAATTTGAAGAAGCCACTTTcatagaccccgttcacactaaaaaaaatgaagcggcttcaacgtcgaagccgcttgatccggatcgttttcttgagtgtgaacgctccaagcggcttggattttcaccgatccggctcgtttgcaatccatccctgggaggtagtttgagacacttgtgaacaagccgcttggctgaaatcgcgagtgtgaacgcaatgtGGCTAGATTCTATGtaaatttccgatttgccccctgttggaggttatatatccatGTATCGgcgggagcaggaacacacgccacattgacaggtttgctcacATTACTaatttttgtgcccaatgataatgtctggatagaaagaaacaaacgctgtagggtcaaggcaagtggaatgggaagcaaacaaagctttttttttatcacacgAAGAGAGAGGAACCACAGCAagctaaaaaaatcacaaaaaacaagcatatctttgaacagatctctctctgga
This genomic stretch from Branchiostoma floridae strain S238N-H82 chromosome 13, Bfl_VNyyK, whole genome shotgun sequence harbors:
- the LOC118428697 gene encoding estradiol 17-beta-dehydrogenase 8-like, which encodes MAEKTGEAVGLGRLTGRLAVVTGGSGGLGGAVCQLFAREGASVVAVDINEDKGQEIVAALPNMGSQQHRFYRTDVSSSTSVNQMVASLRADYQSAPSVVVTCAGVAIPSYFLDMDEATYDKVTNINQKGTFLVVQAMTRLMVEDKVKNGSIVTMGSICGRVGQHEFTHYSGTKGAVVSMTKGIAKELAQYGIRCNVVVPTIIDTNIVDKSYDQERLEYVQEKTFLKRAGKPSEVANLCLFLATEESSYMTGQVVEITGGQ